A segment of the Candidatus Glassbacteria bacterium genome:
AGTGGGACGGTAAGGACAGATCCGGCCGGCAGCTTTCCAGCGGCGTGTATATCTACCGCCTGCAGGCCGGAGAGTATCGGATGACCAGAAAGATGGTGCTTATCAAGTAGTATTCAAAGACCGGGACCAATGGGGGGATCCTGGTTTTTGACAGGTTGCCCGGGGCGCCGGCCATGCCCCGGGCAGCCTAATAAATATTTCATCGTAAAGGAAACGCCAGCATATATATAAATTAATATAGCGGGCCGGCGCACTTTTTGCCACTACATTCATCCATATACCGCGCAGAAGTACAAACCGGCAAAAAGTGTGACGGCCCGCGTTTTTTCAGCCTAAGCTACACCCGATCCAGCTCTCTGCGGTCCCGTGCGTTTTCCTCGCGCTCCACCTCTTCATCCTCCGCAACCGCCTTGTGGTGCTGTCGGTCACCCTCCTCGCCCAGACGGCGCTGGTTAAGGTTTTCCACGCATTTGGCGCGGCCATAGACAATCAGCACATCACCCGCTTCGATTCTTGTGGTTCCTTTCGGCGCACCGAGAGGACAGGAACCAAGCTTTTTCCTTGCTGGATAAAATTACTTGAGACCACGCTCTGAAATTAGTTGCCTAAACGAAGAGACTGCTCCCATACTATTTTCAATAGGCCGTTCAGGAGTTATCCTTCGGCGCCACGAGGCCGGCCTCACGAGCTCTCTGTCTGATCGTGTCGCCGCTGGGCGCAGGAGCGCTGAATATCAGGGACATCAGTTCCGGGTACGCCTGCAGGTCCTCGATCGCCCGGTTCCATACGTCTTTCTTTTCAGCGCTCAACCTCTGCGCCTCTCCGAGTGCGATCGCGATATATGCCGCGCGCGCCCTTGAGGCTTGCGTACCATCGAGCCATTTCTCCACCTGCGGCAGTAACCGCGCCCGGATCTCATCAATCCGGTCCGGCGGCAGGGGCAGGGGCTCCACGTTCGCCGGCCGCTGCAGCTTGATCCTGAATCCCGGTTCCCCGCCGGTCACGATTTCCTCTCCACCGTAGCGCAGGATCACCCGTTCGGCAACCTCGCATATCCGCTCGCCGAAGCTGCTGATCGTTTCGTCGTCCGGCATCTCGTCACGGGTAGTGTTGCGGTAAATATCAGCGATATTCCATCCCTGCTGTCTGATCCACTCCCAGCCTTTGATCACCCCGACGATGGTTGCGGAGGTGGCGGCGTTGTTGTCGGCGTCCCAGCCGAAATTGAACGCGATCCGCAGAGTTTCCACCAGGTCGCCCTGTCCGTAGAGCAGCGCCGCCACGGTTGAGCAACTGTTCAACTCGTACGCGTTACCGTCGCGGGTCTCGCGTCCGTCGCGGTTACCGAAGCGGGCGTATTTCCGGCGTACCAGTTCGCGGGTGGCGCGCCAGTCATCAGGGTGACCGGCGTGCCAGGCGCGGACGTCGCGGACCAGCTCCACGTGTTCGCTCTGCGGGTCGATCGCCTCCAGCCCGGCGTCGAGCAGGCTATCGATATCGCCGTGGAAAAACGCCAGCGCAATCATCGTGGTGAACAACTGTGTTGCCTGGGCCGGCTCCCCATCGATAGTGACGTGGGTGTAGTGGGTGCCGATCATCCCGGCGGTCTGGGGCATGCCGGGAGCAATCAGCCCGAAACTTTCGCAGATAAACTGGCCTGAGATATTGAACACCGACCACGGGTTCAGTGCGATCCGGCCTGTCAGCGGCGGATCGACACCGAGTTCCATCAACTGGCGGGCATAGGCGTTGGCGCACCAGATTTTGCGGTTAATATGCCGTTTCCAGAGACGGCTGATCTCTTCCGGGGCGAGAAACAGTTCTCCGCTGCGCTGCATGTTGTAGATATAGACCCACTCCAGGTCGGTGTCATCATCCGTGCGGGCGCCCTCCGGCAGGCCGGGAGTGTAGTCTGTCACGCTGCCCGGCTGCTCGAAATATTCGAACTCGTGGGGCAGGCCGTTGAGGTTGCCCAGCAGCTGGGCTACGAACCCGCCCATGATTTTATCCCGCAGCCTGTCGCGTGAAATCTCGATGTGTGTCGGCGGGATATCGAGCTGAGTGCCCTCGATCAGAGTCTGGTTGCTTCCGCCACCGCAGCCTGCAAGCAGAAGTATGGCCGCCGTCAGCGATAGACAGGTCCGGCTCCTGCTCATCGTGCGTGCCCCGCTTCAAAGTGAAAAAGCTTTACCCTGCGCATACCGGGTTTTAGAATAGTGTGTCCGCTGAAAATTTACACATTTCATTATCGCATTACAAGCAGCCTGTACCCGGGGGGGCAAACGATGAACTACAACAGGATACTGTTACCTCGGCAAGCGGAACTGGCGGTCAGGACGGCGGCCCGGGAACTCTCGGGAGCAACCGGGGCAAGAGTCGAGCAGCCATCCTCCGGCCGCAAACCCCTGACCGGAGAGATTCTGCTGGCCGACATAAACATGTCCCGTAACTTTCCCGAGGTCGCGAGTTTGTTCGGCGGGAGTCTGCCGGACGGCGAGTGGGAAGCTGTCGCCGAGGATGTCGGCGGTCTGGTGATCGCCGGTTCCTCCGCCCGCAACATCTGTCATGCGGCTCTGGCCTGGATAGATGACCCGGAGCTGGAGACCGGGCGCGGCAGCAGGATCCCGTACTCCGAGCGCTGCACGATGTGGGACAACACGCTCAATGAGTGGTACCGCGGCACTGTCGGGTTCGACCGCGCCAGGCATATCCGGGAGCTGGCCCGGATGGGACATACGGGTGTCGAGATCAACCGCTATCCCGACGCCGGCGGCGGCTGGCACGTGCGCAATCGCAAGTTCCCCGGAGACAGCTACGCCTGGTATGTCAGTTATTGCCCGGCGCTGGACGCATTCGTGGAGAGTTCGCTGACCGAGGGAATCTATCCGCGCGAGGAACTGGAGCGTAACCGCAGTGACCTGCTGGAAGCCGCGGAACTGGTGCGCGGCTACGGGATGAAACCGGGGTTCGTCTGCTACGAGCCGCGCTGCGTGAGCGAGAAAGTGTTTGACCGTTATCCCGAACTCCGCGGTTCGCGAGTCGATCATCCGGGCCGCAGCCTTCAGCCGCGCTATGCAATGGATATCGCCAATCCGAGGGTGCTGGAACACTACGCGGAGATGATGGCCAACCTGATCTCGCTGGTTCCCGACCTCCGCTATCTCGTGTTCTGGACCAGCGACAGCGGCTCCGGGCTGCCGTTTGCCAAGTCCCTCTATTTCGGCCCCAATGGCAGTTATCTCGCCCGCAGTAAAAAGCTTGAGGATATGGCGGCCGAATTCAGCGGGACACTGCTCGAGGCGGGGCGCAAGCTCAACCCTGAGTTCGACGTCTTGATGGAAATCAGTTGGGAGTATACGCGCGATGAGCGTGAACGGATTATCCGCGCCCTGCCAGCCGAGGTGGGTTTGAGCCACCCGCTGATCGGTAACCCTGTCGGGATTCTGGGCGGGAGAGACACGGAGCGAAGCCGGGCAGTTTTCGATTTCGACCGCCAGGCCGGCAAGCAGGCATGGGGCGGATTTGTGGCATCGCTGTTCTGGGACCTGGAGCCGGTATTCGGGATATCTTTCCCCAACATCCTGGCCCAGAAATTCGACAGCTTAAGCGCGCTGGAGCTGAAGAAGTTTTTCACCCGTGGAGGGATCTGCTCTCCGCCGCAATGCCCGTACATGGTCAACCACGATGTTTACATGGAGCTGGTGCGCGGCCATCAGATTCCAGACATGAACGGGTTCCTGCAGCGCAAGGCCCTTCGCTGGTGCGATCGCAGCGAGCGGGCGGCGGAGATGCTGGTGAAAGCCTGGGAGAGCGGAGAGCAGGCGCTGGAAAGCTGGCCGGTGCTGAACTGGTACCACAGGGGTCCGGCGGCGACCCAGGGCCGCT
Coding sequences within it:
- a CDS encoding ADP-ribosylglycohydrolase family protein → MSRSRTCLSLTAAILLLAGCGGGSNQTLIEGTQLDIPPTHIEISRDRLRDKIMGGFVAQLLGNLNGLPHEFEYFEQPGSVTDYTPGLPEGARTDDDTDLEWVYIYNMQRSGELFLAPEEISRLWKRHINRKIWCANAYARQLMELGVDPPLTGRIALNPWSVFNISGQFICESFGLIAPGMPQTAGMIGTHYTHVTIDGEPAQATQLFTTMIALAFFHGDIDSLLDAGLEAIDPQSEHVELVRDVRAWHAGHPDDWRATRELVRRKYARFGNRDGRETRDGNAYELNSCSTVAALLYGQGDLVETLRIAFNFGWDADNNAATSATIVGVIKGWEWIRQQGWNIADIYRNTTRDEMPDDETISSFGERICEVAERVILRYGGEEIVTGGEPGFRIKLQRPANVEPLPLPPDRIDEIRARLLPQVEKWLDGTQASRARAAYIAIALGEAQRLSAEKKDVWNRAIEDLQAYPELMSLIFSAPAPSGDTIRQRAREAGLVAPKDNS